The proteins below come from a single Oceanivirga salmonicida genomic window:
- the mreC gene encoding rod shape-determining protein MreC, translated as MRRYNKINVKRIIKILLIIISIIVLKKPIFTAFNYVKTGTIHLNDNLVNFKSIIYDDIKNFKTKIDIVSNSAEYIKKIEEKERKYQKQEFDLKRLKNVVRENLELRNLLEIKKDIKYETTVAEVKLVEDAYSNDVMYIKKGSNDNIENGQIVIYSGSMIGIIEKTFPTYSKVKLLVNKDTKISVILNDSYLGILRGNGNGTFSVKNYNTDINDYNNIRFEIKTSGISDFIIKDIYIGTYGIRDIKEFKETKELVFKPEYKYANINFVLVIKEVKK; from the coding sequence ATGAGAAGATATAATAAAATAAACGTAAAAAGAATAATAAAAATATTACTTATTATAATTTCTATAATAGTTTTAAAAAAACCTATATTTACTGCTTTTAACTATGTTAAAACAGGAACAATTCATTTGAATGATAATTTAGTTAATTTTAAATCAATTATATATGATGATATTAAAAACTTTAAAACAAAGATTGATATAGTTTCAAATAGTGCTGAGTACATAAAAAAAATAGAAGAAAAAGAAAGAAAATATCAAAAACAAGAATTTGATTTGAAAAGATTAAAAAATGTAGTACGGGAAAATTTAGAACTTAGAAATTTATTAGAAATAAAAAAAGATATTAAGTACGAAACTACAGTAGCAGAAGTTAAATTAGTAGAAGATGCTTATTCAAATGATGTCATGTACATTAAAAAAGGAAGTAATGACAATATAGAAAATGGACAAATTGTAATATATTCAGGAAGTATGATAGGAATAATTGAAAAAACTTTCCCAACATATTCAAAAGTTAAATTACTAGTTAATAAGGACACAAAAATAAGTGTTATATTAAATGATAGTTATTTAGGTATATTAAGGGGTAATGGGAATGGAACATTTTCAGTTAAAAATTATAATACTGATATAAATGATTATAATAATATTAGATTTGAAATAAAAACATCAGGTATAAGTGACTTTATTATAAAAGACATATATATAGGTACTTACGGAATAAGAGATATTAAAGAATTTAAGGAAACGAAAGAATTAGTATTTAAACCAGAATATAAATATGCCAATATAAATTTTGTATTAGTGATAAAAGAGGTGAAAAAATGA
- the recO gene encoding DNA repair protein RecO: MEILKDEALVLKRKNVNESNVSISLFTKKYGKINAIAYGVRSTNKKEKISLNPISYIECELKKTNDNYILMNYNMKIGYNKIYSNIDKLQMAMYVVYTLNKILTYSVVEHLLYDRVEKVLNYLENIDNSLLKSENFNDKFLNSYLKKVMLDIGIYDNSINFKTLKNIEKYINDYLGVDIDYTQIMIGVGRNANK, translated from the coding sequence ATGGAAATATTAAAAGATGAAGCTTTAGTATTAAAAAGAAAAAATGTAAATGAATCTAATGTGAGTATTTCATTATTTACAAAAAAATATGGTAAAATAAATGCAATAGCATATGGAGTAAGATCTACTAATAAAAAAGAAAAAATAAGTCTTAATCCAATTTCATATATAGAATGTGAATTAAAAAAAACAAATGATAACTATATTTTAATGAACTATAATATGAAAATAGGGTATAATAAGATATATAGTAATATTGATAAATTGCAAATGGCAATGTATGTTGTATATACTTTAAATAAAATTTTAACATATAGTGTAGTTGAACATTTATTGTACGATAGAGTAGAAAAAGTATTAAATTATTTAGAAAACATAGATAACAGTTTACTTAAATCAGAAAATTTTAATGATAAATTTTTAAACTCATATTTGAAAAAAGTTATGTTAGATATTGGAATATATGATAATAGTATAAATTTTAAAACCTTAAAAAATATAGAAAAATATATTAATGATTATTTAGGGGTAGATATAGATTATACACAAATAATGATAGGAGTTGGTAGAAATGCAAATAAGTGA
- a CDS encoding PTS sugar transporter subunit IIA, which yields MQISDYLKLEAINLKLGSKDKKSILKELFSGLANCNEVNDAKKCYDDLLERENLGSTGIGKGVAIPHAKTSGVDKIIMTIGISENPIEYNSIDNKEVKLFFMFLAPTNLSQEYLILLAKISRFIKEEKFREKLLNAKTKDEIGEILRLKES from the coding sequence ATGCAAATAAGTGATTACTTAAAATTAGAGGCTATAAATTTAAAATTAGGTTCTAAAGATAAAAAAAGTATATTAAAAGAACTTTTTTCAGGCTTAGCAAATTGTAATGAAGTAAATGATGCTAAAAAATGTTATGATGATTTACTTGAAAGAGAGAATTTGGGAAGTACGGGAATAGGAAAAGGTGTTGCCATACCGCATGCTAAAACTAGTGGAGTAGATAAAATAATAATGACAATAGGTATTTCTGAAAATCCTATTGAATATAATTCTATTGATAATAAAGAAGTAAAATTATTTTTTATGTTTTTAGCACCAACAAATTTATCACAAGAATATTTAATATTATTAGCAAAAATTTCAAGATTTATAAAAGAAGAAAAATTTAGAGAAAAATTATTAAATGCTAAAACTAAAGATGAAATTGGAGAAATTTTAAGATTGAAGGAAAGTTAA
- the nrdR gene encoding transcriptional regulator NrdR, whose amino-acid sequence MRCIFCKHEDTNVVDSRLVENNSIKRRRECRECGKRFNTMESATLPSLLVLKKNGTTSLFQREKIFNGIIRAFEKRNCDHNKIIELVDKIEMQIRENYKKEIKSSEIGDIILNNLIDIDEVAYVRFASVYNKFENLDSFIEIVNKLKAEKGK is encoded by the coding sequence ATGAGATGTATTTTTTGTAAACATGAGGACACTAATGTTGTAGATTCACGATTAGTAGAAAACAATTCAATAAAAAGAAGAAGAGAATGTAGAGAGTGTGGTAAGCGATTTAATACTATGGAATCTGCTACTCTTCCTAGTTTATTAGTACTCAAAAAAAATGGAACTACTTCTTTATTTCAAAGAGAAAAAATTTTTAATGGAATTATAAGGGCCTTCGAAAAAAGAAATTGTGATCATAATAAAATAATTGAATTAGTTGATAAAATTGAGATGCAAATTAGGGAAAATTATAAAAAAGAAATAAAAAGTTCTGAAATAGGAGATATAATATTAAATAATTTAATAGATATAGATGAAGTAGCCTATGTTAGATTTGCATCTGTGTATAATAAATTTGAGAATTTAGATAGCTTTATAGAAATAGTAAATAAATTGAAAGCAGAAAAAGGTAAGTAA
- a CDS encoding septum formation initiator family protein, translating to MQKNIYKIIFLLVMIFLIISILRPIPARRAKIAYQKEQTKILEEKLKEEKKINEKLKQEIEDTKKISHIEKISRNNLKMSKDGEKLYKFIDDNDNKEENQEKDKNQEKNEDEKEIKKEKENK from the coding sequence ATGCAAAAAAATATATATAAAATTATTTTTCTTTTAGTAATGATTTTCTTAATAATTAGTATTTTAAGACCAATACCTGCTAGAAGGGCTAAAATTGCCTATCAAAAAGAACAAACTAAAATATTAGAAGAAAAATTAAAAGAAGAAAAGAAAATAAATGAAAAATTAAAACAAGAAATAGAAGATACAAAAAAAATAAGTCATATTGAAAAAATATCTAGAAATAATTTGAAAATGTCTAAGGATGGAGAAAAATTATATAAATTTATAGATGATAATGACAATAAAGAAGAAAATCAAGAAAAAGATAAAAATCAAGAAAAAAATGAAGATGAAAAAGAAATAAAAAAAGAAAAGGAGAATAAATAA
- a CDS encoding ABC transporter permease, which translates to MVELFIAYRHIKERKFQTIISITAISLALVVFITSLAVSGGLTKNTLNSLLSLNPHLTVKYIDQSENEYENTISNINDSEIINKTAAIDIQGFIKYDGQNIIPLIKATDIGSLNVNIEDGNLLSSDLDTVVIGEELRKSIGANIGDNINVLSLKGKEIRLRLVATFKTGFLPYDSNLVIVPLEVGKILNEVGNKITSININVKNPSDITKLDKLKNEIILKDSNLYAYTWADENSNLLSAIRIEKFILITILSFLFIIASFVVAVILNISVREKTNDIGILKAFGYTKQNIMKIFLFEGIFVAISGIVVSMILSPIAIKGLSLLSETILGNTYYLSKLPIDIKLSEVLIIYLVSLVLVFLASIIPARNAAKLDTTQAIKFNL; encoded by the coding sequence ATGGTAGAATTATTTATTGCATACAGGCATATAAAAGAAAGAAAATTTCAAACTATAATTTCTATTACGGCTATTTCATTAGCCTTAGTAGTTTTTATAACATCACTTGCAGTTTCAGGTGGTTTAACTAAAAATACACTTAATTCATTACTTTCACTTAATCCACATTTAACAGTTAAATATATAGATCAAAGTGAGAATGAATATGAAAATACAATTTCTAATATTAATGACAGTGAAATAATTAATAAAACTGCAGCTATTGATATACAAGGTTTTATTAAATATGATGGACAAAATATAATACCTTTAATAAAAGCAACTGATATTGGAAGTTTAAATGTTAATATAGAAGATGGGAATTTATTAAGTTCGGATTTAGATACAGTAGTTATAGGAGAAGAACTTAGAAAATCAATAGGTGCTAATATAGGAGATAATATTAATGTATTATCACTTAAAGGAAAAGAAATAAGATTAAGATTAGTCGCAACATTTAAAACAGGTTTTTTACCTTATGATAGTAATTTAGTAATAGTTCCATTAGAAGTTGGTAAAATATTAAATGAAGTTGGAAATAAAATAACATCAATAAATATTAATGTTAAAAATCCTAGTGATATAACTAAATTAGATAAACTTAAAAATGAAATAATATTAAAAGATTCAAATTTATATGCATACACTTGGGCTGATGAAAATTCTAATTTATTATCAGCTATAAGAATAGAAAAGTTTATTTTGATAACTATACTAAGTTTTTTATTTATCATAGCAAGTTTTGTTGTTGCAGTAATATTAAATATATCTGTTAGAGAAAAAACTAATGATATAGGTATATTAAAAGCATTTGGTTATACTAAACAAAATATAATGAAAATCTTTTTATTTGAAGGTATATTTGTTGCAATATCCGGTATAGTTGTATCTATGATACTAAGTCCTATTGCTATAAAAGGATTATCACTATTATCAGAAACCATTTTAGGTAATACATATTATCTATCAAAATTACCTATAGATATAAAACTAAGTGAAGTATTAATAATTTATTTAGTTTCGCTAGTATTAGTGTTTTTAGCTTCTATAATACCAGCAAGAAATGCTGCTAAATTAGATACAACACAAGCTATTAAATTTAATTTATAG
- a CDS encoding ABC transporter ATP-binding protein: MEILRLENLTKIYETKVEKIKILDNINFVVNDGDLISIQGKSGSGKSTLLNILGLLDTQYQGKIILEGTRSENIGFVFQFHHLLPEFTAIENVAMPALRNSKDKNKVYEHAKELLGLVGLGDRLDFYPSELSGGQKQRVAIARALINNPKIILADEPTGNLDTENSININELFLKINKEKNKAIIIVTHSIELANIANKKYMLKNAKLVSI; this comes from the coding sequence ATGGAAATTTTAAGATTAGAAAATTTAACTAAAATTTATGAAACAAAAGTAGAAAAAATAAAAATATTAGATAATATAAATTTTGTAGTGAATGATGGAGATTTAATATCTATACAGGGAAAATCTGGTAGTGGTAAATCTACTTTATTAAATATTTTAGGCTTGCTTGATACACAATATCAGGGTAAAATAATATTAGAAGGAACAAGATCAGAAAATATTGGTTTTGTCTTTCAATTTCATCATTTGTTGCCAGAATTTACTGCTATTGAAAATGTTGCTATGCCAGCACTTAGAAATAGTAAAGATAAAAATAAAGTATATGAACATGCCAAAGAATTGTTAGGTTTAGTTGGTTTAGGAGATAGATTAGATTTTTATCCTAGTGAATTATCAGGTGGACAAAAGCAAAGAGTGGCTATTGCAAGAGCCTTAATAAATAATCCTAAAATTATTTTAGCAGATGAACCAACTGGTAATTTAGATACTGAGAATAGTATTAACATTAATGAGTTGTTTTTAAAAATAAATAAGGAAAAAAATAAGGCTATAATAATAGTTACCCACAGTATTGAATTGGCTAATATAGCAAATAAGAAGTATATGCTTAAAAATGCTAAATTAGTTAGTATATAG
- the hpf gene encoding ribosome hibernation-promoting factor, HPF/YfiA family: MKFIISGKHLDLTEAIKNYAEEKLSKVEKYTEDINKMDVQIEVEKTKTEGTLHKASATLYILGKTIRIEEIDKDMYTAIDLLADKLTRQVRKHLEKKQNK, translated from the coding sequence ATGAAGTTTATTATCAGTGGGAAGCATTTAGATTTGACAGAAGCAATTAAAAATTATGCAGAAGAAAAATTATCTAAGGTTGAAAAATATACCGAAGATATTAATAAAATGGACGTTCAAATTGAAGTAGAAAAAACAAAAACAGAAGGAACATTACATAAAGCAAGTGCAACTTTATATATTTTAGGTAAGACAATTAGAATAGAAGAGATAGATAAAGATATGTATACAGCAATAGATTTATTAGCTGATAAATTAACTAGACAAGTTAGAAAACATTTAGAAAAAAAGCAAAATAAATAA